Part of the Candidatus Methylomirabilota bacterium genome is shown below.
CTTCTCGAAGGGCCGGATCGCGCCCCGGCGCGCTCGTACTTCAAGGCCATCGGCTTCAGCGACGAGGATCTGAGCCGCCCGCTGGTCGGTGTCGCCCACTGCTGGATCGAGGTGACGCCGTGCAACTGGAACCACCAGAAGCTTGCCGAGAAGGTCAAGGCCGGGGTCCGCGCAGCCGGCGGCACGCCCATCGAGTACAACACGGTCTCGGTGACCGACGGCATCGCGATGGGGACGGAGGGCATGAAGGCGTCCCTGGTGAGCCGCGAGGTGGTGGCGGATTCGGTGGAGCTGGTCGCGCGCGGCCACCTCTTCGACGCGGTGGTGGGGATCTCGGGCTGCGACAAGACCATTCCGGGCATGGTCATGGCGCTGGCGCGGCTGGGTCTGCCCGGGGTGATGCTCTATGGCGGCTCGATCATGTACGGCGAATACAAGGGCCGACGGCTCACCGTCCAGGACGTGTTCGAGGCGGTCGGCGCCTACAACGCCGGCCGGATCCCGAAGGAGGAGCTCCACGGCATCGAGAGCCACGCGTGTCCGGGTGCCGGGGCCTGCGGCGGCCAGTTCACGGCCAACACCATGGCGACCGCGTTCGAGATGCTCGGCATCTCCCCGATGGGGTTCAACGACGTGCCGGCCGAGGACCCACGCAAGGAGGAGGTGGCCTTCGAGACCGGAAAGCTCGTGATGGAGCTCCTGCGCAAAGGGGTCACCCCGCGCCAGCTCCTGACCCGCAACGCCTTCCTCAACGCAATCGCCGGCGCGATGGCCACCGGGGGCTCGACCAACGTCGTGCTCCACCTCCTGGCGGTGGCGCGGGAGGCCGGCGTGCGGCTCTCGATCGACGACTTCGACCGGGTCTCGCGCAGGACGCCGCTCCTGGCCGACCTCAAGCCCGCCGGGCGCTTCACCGCTCCCGAGATGTACCGGGCCGGCGGGATGGCGGTGGTGGCCAGACGGCTCCTCGACGCGGGGCTGCTTCACGCGGATGAGCCGACGGTGACCGGGCGGACGATCGGGGAGGAGGCCCGGGCGGCTCGCGAGACTCCCGGGCAGGAGGTGATCCGGCCCCTGGCCAGCCCGGTCAAGCCGTTCGGCGGGATGGTGATCCTGCGGGGGAACCTGGCGCCCGAGGGTTGCGTGCTGAAGCTGGTCGGCCAGGACCGGATGCTTCACCGGGGTCCGGCCCGCGTCTTCGACCGGGAGGAGGATGCTTTCGCGGCGATCAAGGCCGGGAAGATCAAGGCCGGCGACGTCCTCGTGATCCGCTACGAGGGACCGCGGGGTGGCCCGGGGATGCGCGAGATGCTGGCGGTCACGAGCGCGCTGCAGGGAGCGGGGCTGGGCGCTTCGGTGGCTCTCCTCACCGACGGCCGCTTCTCGGGGGCGACCCACGGCTTCATGGCGGGCCACGTGGCGCCCGAGGCGGCCGCTGGTGGCCCGATCGCCGCGGTGCGCAACGGGGACACGATCGTCTTCGACGTCAAGAAGCGGCGGCTCGACATCGAGCTCGCGGCCGCCGAGCTGCGGAAACGCCTCAAGGTCTGGAAGACGCCGAAGCCCCGCTACACGTGGGGCGTCATGGCCAAGTACGCGCGAATGGTCTCCTCGGCCTCGGAAGGCGCCGTCACCGGCTAGGTCATTTCGGGGGGGTCTCGGAAGACCCCCCCGATGCCCCCCCGTCGTGGCGGCGGCGAAGCCGCCGCTCGGAGCACTCCTCGACGCACCACACGCTCGGTGGCCGGCCCCCGGGAGAAGGTGGCGCGGGCGAGGCCCGTGCTCGGAGCGAAACCTCAACCGTGGGCGGTTGGGCAAGCTGCGGGGCGTGGTTACCCCGACAGCCT
Proteins encoded:
- the ilvD gene encoding dihydroxy-acid dehydratase, which produces MDPRHKSRALLEGPDRAPARSYFKAIGFSDEDLSRPLVGVAHCWIEVTPCNWNHQKLAEKVKAGVRAAGGTPIEYNTVSVTDGIAMGTEGMKASLVSREVVADSVELVARGHLFDAVVGISGCDKTIPGMVMALARLGLPGVMLYGGSIMYGEYKGRRLTVQDVFEAVGAYNAGRIPKEELHGIESHACPGAGACGGQFTANTMATAFEMLGISPMGFNDVPAEDPRKEEVAFETGKLVMELLRKGVTPRQLLTRNAFLNAIAGAMATGGSTNVVLHLLAVAREAGVRLSIDDFDRVSRRTPLLADLKPAGRFTAPEMYRAGGMAVVARRLLDAGLLHADEPTVTGRTIGEEARAARETPGQEVIRPLASPVKPFGGMVILRGNLAPEGCVLKLVGQDRMLHRGPARVFDREEDAFAAIKAGKIKAGDVLVIRYEGPRGGPGMREMLAVTSALQGAGLGASVALLTDGRFSGATHGFMAGHVAPEAAAGGPIAAVRNGDTIVFDVKKRRLDIELAAAELRKRLKVWKTPKPRYTWGVMAKYARMVSSASEGAVTG